Proteins from one Dysgonomonas sp. HDW5A genomic window:
- a CDS encoding SusD/RagB family nutrient-binding outer membrane lipoprotein, translating to MKRIYIIACALLSLLIVTPSCNPEDKFLDPEKTTQGNVSTLFTAILNNQRMRTEYWHVRTIAVEHAGRYSQTFIMPNGSKQYHQTEQYVSEYWRDFYTPEYGGPMAMYRQMENINKSLSPDDQASNAVFFAAARVVLYDYAGTLVDMLGDIPFSEAGSLQLTSVSTAAKFDDQEGLYRMMIDDLDAVNTYFKTATTTTAFSKQDILLSGNIAKWRKYANSIRLRLLIHMSYVDENYAKEKIMAMLNGSDYPLIDGDNNPNYNPATGDILNAPLTTNIENLKQALSEGSTQIAPDFMLNKLMLPTQDVRIDVLFDKNGLSEYKGLPINTPSESISSLSSDYSCWDSTTVWQNKNIPGVRMTASEVNFIKAEAQQRWGDTEKAKTAYETAIKQSVSFYYYLNNTASNTSAGGGFRLEVKPSDDIINKFVTERVPYTGSADARLELIGTQKWLHLGWLQSIETWTEYRRTKYPKLLPFPSAGMEPGYAQPPTRLQYPIAETAYNPNYKDVQAKDTRDTKIFWDVK from the coding sequence ATGAAACGAATATATATAATAGCTTGTGCATTATTGTCACTATTAATTGTGACGCCAAGTTGTAATCCGGAGGATAAATTTTTGGATCCGGAAAAGACAACGCAAGGAAATGTCTCGACTCTTTTTACAGCTATATTGAATAATCAGAGAATGAGAACTGAATACTGGCATGTGAGAACTATTGCTGTTGAACATGCAGGACGGTATTCGCAAACTTTTATCATGCCCAATGGCAGTAAGCAATATCATCAGACTGAACAATATGTAAGTGAATATTGGAGAGATTTCTATACTCCAGAATATGGGGGGCCTATGGCAATGTATCGCCAGATGGAAAATATAAATAAATCTCTCTCGCCAGATGATCAGGCTTCAAATGCTGTGTTTTTTGCTGCAGCTAGAGTTGTTTTGTATGACTATGCAGGAACTCTGGTAGATATGCTTGGTGATATTCCTTTTTCTGAAGCAGGAAGCTTGCAACTTACGAGTGTAAGTACAGCAGCAAAATTTGATGACCAAGAAGGATTGTATCGAATGATGATTGATGATTTGGATGCTGTGAATACATATTTTAAAACAGCTACTACTACAACTGCTTTTAGTAAACAAGATATCTTATTGAGTGGTAATATTGCTAAATGGAGAAAGTATGCTAACTCTATTCGATTGAGATTGCTTATTCACATGTCGTATGTGGATGAAAACTATGCGAAGGAGAAAATTATGGCAATGCTAAATGGTTCTGATTATCCTTTGATTGATGGAGATAATAATCCTAATTATAATCCTGCAACAGGGGATATATTGAATGCACCACTTACTACTAATATTGAAAACTTGAAACAAGCTTTGTCTGAAGGTAGTACGCAAATTGCTCCTGATTTTATGTTGAATAAATTGATGCTTCCAACGCAGGATGTTCGTATAGATGTGCTCTTTGATAAAAATGGTTTATCTGAATATAAAGGATTACCTATAAATACGCCTAGTGAGTCTATATCATCTCTATCTTCAGACTATTCATGCTGGGATTCAACTACTGTTTGGCAGAATAAAAATATACCAGGGGTACGAATGACGGCATCCGAAGTGAATTTTATTAAAGCTGAAGCTCAACAACGTTGGGGGGATACTGAAAAAGCAAAAACAGCGTATGAAACAGCTATCAAACAGTCGGTATCTTTTTACTATTATTTGAATAATACAGCAAGTAACACTTCAGCAGGTGGAGGATTTCGTCTGGAGGTGAAACCTTCTGATGATATTATAAATAAGTTTGTTACAGAGCGAGTTCCTTATACAGGCTCAGCTGATGCAAGATTAGAACTGATTGGTACGCAAAAGTGGCTTCATTTAGGTTGGTTACAATCAATTGAGACTTGGACAGAATATCGTCGTACAAAATATCCAAAGCTATTGCCTTTTCCTTCGGCTGGCATGGAACCTGGATATGCTCAACCACCTACGCGCTTACAATATCCGATAGCAGAAACAGCTTATAATCCTAATTATAAAGATGTACAGGCTAAAGATACCCGTGATACTAAAATATTTTGGGATGTGAAGTGA
- the mscL gene encoding large-conductance mechanosensitive channel protein MscL, producing the protein MAIIKELKAFMMRGNVVDMAVGVIVGGAFGQIVNSLVNDVIMPPIGVLLNGVNFSDLKFVIKEASVNGAGTALPAVSLNYGNFIQMVINFVIISTAIFFVIKGMNSLQNKKEEVPAAPPAPSKEEVLLAEIRDLLKEKK; encoded by the coding sequence ATGGCAATAATAAAAGAGCTTAAAGCATTCATGATGCGTGGTAATGTGGTCGATATGGCAGTCGGGGTAATAGTCGGCGGAGCATTCGGGCAGATTGTAAATTCACTTGTGAATGATGTTATTATGCCTCCGATCGGAGTACTTCTTAATGGTGTAAATTTTTCAGATTTAAAATTCGTTATAAAAGAAGCTTCTGTGAATGGGGCCGGAACTGCACTACCGGCAGTTAGCCTCAATTATGGCAACTTCATACAGATGGTTATCAACTTTGTTATTATATCAACTGCTATATTCTTTGTTATTAAAGGAATGAACAGTCTTCAGAATAAGAAAGAAGAAGTACCGGCAGCCCCTCCTGCCCCATCCAAAGAAGAAGTTTTACTTGCTGAGATCAGAGATCTTCTCAAAGAAAAAAAATAA
- the gldG gene encoding gliding motility-associated ABC transporter substrate-binding protein GldG — translation MRVLIRKELISILCSGIGLFFALIFLLANGLMLWLFEGNFNILDIGYASLDKFFSLSSILLLLLIPALTMRLIAEEKRTRTLDMLRSRPISVSRIVWSKWISALIFVIIVILPTLIYVYTLSALSNSVGTLDIGVILLSYVSLICLSGVFIALGIFASSLSQNQIVSFILALLLNFIVYFGFDLLSTIFQTGSTRVFIASCGLYHHIIQIQRGVVTIGNIWIFINYILIAYLITICILTLNNKNVKKRLLTFGIGLLGLNIIILFLPNTQLDLTLDKRYTIGDYSKELVSTIADNSTAKVKINVYLEGNLNYGFQRLRNATNQFLIDLNRYADYKMDISFIDPSSLHISREELPEYMAKHEMPSVMLNEVDRDGKVSKQLIYPYAEVIVNQDTLQVPLLKNIKGNTAEENLTASIVNLEFQFIDALRLLLRSEPQAIAFIEGHGELPRAYVYDAEEALAKYFFVNRGQIGNDPSVLNDFKVVIIAGPTQRYSETEKYILDQYLMKGGRILWLIDGAYVSLDDLANKGQSASMKNETSLDDLLFTYGVRIEPNFIQDSQSSQILVQNHSDAQPVSIPWYYSPLLLPSFDNIITKDITDVKAAFVSSIDLLNKSKLAAKTILLTTSQHSRIIPVPEMITFDVEHIQSDANYFKDSFLPIAVALEGKFQSAFNNRLIPDSVNQQNHKMQIESVDTKMIVVASSDIIKNEIIGEGDDSEVLPMGYDRISGRRYGNRDFIVNAVNWLANDDGWMELRSKTQKLNLLDKRLIYESRTKYTILNIVFPLCFIILILGGVTLWRRYKYTRKLL, via the coding sequence ATGAGAGTTTTGATACGAAAAGAATTGATTTCCATACTATGCTCAGGTATAGGATTATTTTTTGCACTGATTTTTTTACTTGCAAACGGATTGATGCTTTGGCTTTTTGAGGGTAATTTCAATATTCTGGATATTGGTTATGCCAGTTTAGATAAATTCTTCAGTCTTTCATCTATACTTCTTTTACTTCTTATTCCTGCATTAACAATGCGTCTTATTGCTGAAGAAAAGCGGACTCGTACTTTAGATATGCTTCGTTCGCGTCCTATAAGCGTTTCCCGAATTGTATGGAGTAAATGGATATCTGCTTTAATTTTTGTGATTATAGTGATATTACCCACTCTCATATATGTTTATACTTTATCAGCTCTAAGTAATTCGGTCGGAACTCTTGATATTGGGGTTATACTTTTATCGTATGTGTCATTAATATGTTTGTCAGGAGTTTTTATCGCTCTGGGGATATTTGCTTCATCTCTTTCACAGAATCAAATTGTATCATTTATACTAGCTTTGCTTTTAAACTTTATAGTATATTTTGGTTTCGACTTGTTGAGTACCATATTCCAAACGGGAAGTACTAGGGTATTTATTGCTTCATGCGGCTTGTACCATCATATAATACAAATACAAAGAGGAGTTGTTACGATTGGTAATATATGGATATTTATTAATTATATTCTTATTGCATATTTGATAACTATTTGTATTCTGACCCTTAACAATAAAAATGTAAAAAAAAGACTATTGACTTTTGGAATAGGTCTTTTAGGACTTAATATTATAATACTTTTCTTGCCAAATACTCAGCTTGATCTAACTCTGGATAAAAGGTATACAATTGGTGATTATTCGAAGGAACTTGTTTCTACGATTGCAGATAATAGTACTGCTAAAGTAAAAATAAATGTGTATCTGGAGGGAAACTTGAATTATGGTTTTCAGCGTCTGCGGAATGCTACAAATCAATTCTTAATTGATCTGAATCGTTATGCAGATTATAAAATGGATATTTCTTTTATTGATCCTTCATCACTGCATATTTCAAGAGAAGAACTTCCTGAATATATGGCTAAGCATGAAATGCCATCGGTTATGCTCAATGAAGTTGATAGGGATGGAAAGGTTAGTAAACAACTGATTTATCCTTATGCGGAAGTGATTGTGAATCAAGATACTCTGCAAGTCCCTTTATTAAAGAATATAAAAGGGAATACTGCAGAAGAAAATTTGACTGCTTCTATTGTTAATCTTGAGTTTCAATTTATAGATGCTTTACGCCTCTTACTGAGAAGTGAACCTCAGGCTATTGCTTTTATAGAGGGACACGGAGAATTACCTCGTGCTTATGTGTATGATGCCGAAGAAGCTTTGGCGAAGTATTTCTTTGTTAATAGGGGACAAATAGGAAACGACCCATCTGTATTGAACGATTTTAAGGTGGTTATTATTGCAGGACCTACACAACGGTATTCGGAAACTGAAAAGTATATCCTAGACCAATACTTGATGAAGGGCGGGCGTATTCTCTGGCTCATTGACGGAGCTTATGTTTCTTTAGACGACTTGGCTAATAAAGGACAATCTGCCAGTATGAAGAATGAGACATCTCTGGATGATCTTCTTTTTACTTATGGGGTGCGTATAGAACCTAATTTTATACAGGATTCTCAGTCCTCGCAAATATTAGTGCAAAACCATTCAGATGCACAACCTGTAAGTATTCCTTGGTATTATTCACCTTTGTTGCTGCCATCGTTTGACAATATAATAACTAAAGACATTACAGACGTAAAAGCTGCATTTGTGAGTAGTATTGATTTATTAAATAAATCGAAGTTGGCAGCTAAAACTATTCTTTTGACAACTTCTCAACATAGTCGTATTATTCCTGTACCGGAAATGATAACTTTTGATGTAGAACACATTCAATCGGATGCAAACTACTTTAAAGACTCATTTCTTCCGATTGCTGTGGCATTGGAAGGTAAATTTCAATCCGCTTTCAATAATCGGCTAATACCCGATAGTGTCAATCAGCAAAATCATAAAATGCAGATTGAGAGTGTAGACACTAAAATGATTGTTGTAGCCTCGTCCGATATTATAAAGAATGAAATAATAGGAGAGGGCGATGATTCCGAAGTGTTGCCTATGGGGTATGATCGGATATCAGGACGTAGATACGGTAATAGGGATTTTATTGTCAATGCAGTTAACTGGCTTGCAAATGATGACGGTTGGATGGAACTTCGCTCGAAAACACAGAAGTTGAATTTATTGGATAAGAGACTAATTTACGAAAGTAGAACTAAATATACAATTTTAAATATAGTATTTCCTTTATGTTTTATCATCTTGATTTTGGGAGGTGTTACTTTATGGCGTCGTTATAAGTATACTCGTAAATTATTATAA
- a CDS encoding nitroreductase family protein produces MARNFKETIKHRRTYYSISNTSPISDKEIQEIVEYAVLHVPSAFNSQSTRVVLLLGDNHLKLWSIVKETLRKIVPEKDFKATEDKIDGCFAAGYGTILYFEDQAVVEGLQKQFPSYSDNFPKWSQHTAGMHQFAIWNMLEDAGLGASLQHYNPLIDEEVAKTWNLDSNWKLIAQMPFGTPLQEPGEKEFSPLDKRVLVFK; encoded by the coding sequence ATGGCTCGTAATTTTAAAGAAACAATTAAACATCGCAGAACTTATTATTCAATAAGTAACACTTCTCCAATCTCAGACAAAGAAATACAAGAAATTGTGGAATATGCAGTACTACATGTACCATCCGCATTCAATTCTCAATCAACAAGGGTTGTTTTATTACTTGGAGACAATCACCTTAAACTATGGAGTATTGTAAAAGAAACATTGAGAAAAATTGTACCTGAAAAGGATTTCAAAGCAACAGAAGATAAAATTGATGGTTGTTTTGCTGCAGGGTATGGAACAATCTTATATTTCGAAGACCAGGCAGTAGTAGAAGGCTTACAAAAACAATTTCCATCATACAGCGATAATTTCCCTAAATGGTCACAACATACAGCAGGAATGCATCAATTTGCCATATGGAATATGTTAGAAGATGCCGGATTAGGAGCTTCATTACAACATTATAATCCATTAATAGACGAAGAAGTTGCTAAAACATGGAATCTGGATTCTAACTGGAAACTAATAGCTCAAATGCCATTTGGTACTCCCCTTCAAGAACCGGGAGAAAAAGAATTCTCACCTTTGGACAAAAGAGTATTGGTATTTAAATAA
- a CDS encoding DUF805 domain-containing protein — translation MNFNYFLDAVKNKYADFNGRARRQEYWMYILVYIILAIVAGIIDSIIGMQIVGSILGLALLVPSLAVGVRRLHDISKSGWFLLLGIVPIANFYLLYLLVQDGTPGSNEYGANPKEVSNI, via the coding sequence ATGAATTTCAATTACTTTCTAGACGCAGTAAAAAACAAATATGCTGATTTTAACGGCAGAGCAAGAAGACAAGAATACTGGATGTATATCCTTGTTTATATTATCCTAGCTATTGTTGCTGGTATTATTGACAGTATCATCGGAATGCAAATCGTAGGTAGTATCTTAGGTTTAGCATTACTAGTACCTAGTTTAGCCGTAGGTGTAAGAAGACTACACGATATTAGCAAAAGCGGTTGGTTTTTACTACTTGGTATCGTTCCAATTGCAAACTTTTATCTTCTTTATCTTTTAGTTCAGGACGGAACTCCAGGATCAAACGAGTATGGAGCCAATCCTAAAGAAGTATCAAATATCTAA
- a CDS encoding flavin reductase family protein: MKKIILLFVSVVLLSSCNNASKEQNADKQTTDSTTVSTTTADVANKSFDELFKAIDAKDINQNIFKLLGENYSVITAGTDSIYNSMTASWGGWGRLYEKQVAWCTLNAGRYTLELIKKEGRYTFSFFDDAYKDQVLFLGSKTGRDSDKMKELKLTKVDTPSGNITYKEAFLVLECKLIQQSTINPADAKEVEDKKFLEDAKKSGKGYHQLLIGDITKVWLRK, from the coding sequence ATGAAAAAGATTATTTTATTATTCGTGAGTGTTGTATTGCTATCATCATGTAATAACGCTTCAAAAGAACAGAATGCTGATAAACAAACAACCGACAGCACAACTGTATCTACAACTACAGCCGATGTAGCAAACAAAAGTTTCGATGAATTATTCAAAGCTATTGATGCAAAAGATATCAATCAGAATATATTCAAATTATTAGGTGAAAACTACTCTGTAATTACTGCCGGAACGGATAGTATATATAATTCGATGACTGCCAGCTGGGGTGGATGGGGTAGATTATATGAAAAACAGGTTGCTTGGTGTACGCTGAATGCAGGGCGTTATACCTTAGAATTAATAAAGAAAGAGGGAAGATATACTTTTTCCTTTTTTGATGATGCATACAAGGATCAAGTACTCTTCTTAGGTAGTAAAACGGGTCGTGATTCTGACAAAATGAAAGAATTGAAATTAACTAAAGTGGATACTCCTTCCGGAAATATAACTTACAAAGAAGCCTTTCTTGTTTTAGAATGTAAATTAATACAACAGTCTACAATTAATCCTGCTGACGCGAAAGAAGTTGAGGATAAAAAATTCTTAGAAGATGCCAAGAAAAGCGGTAAAGGATATCACCAATTGTTAATAGGAGATATAACTAAGGTTTGGTTAAGAAAATAA
- a CDS encoding AsmA family protein: MKKGVKKGLIIGGGVFVLLLAIMISIPFLFKDKIKDAVIDAANKNLNAELHVKDFGVSIFSNFPNITLSLEDMSLSGIGDFAGDTLVKAKSANVTLNIMQVLKGNYEVSKINMNGAVVYAKVLTDGRVNWDIVKVDSAEVTPTADSNEEGSSSSFNLKLQKVSLDNCQVTYDDQQSNMKVILNNWNGEVSGDFSANNTTLKTKSSIGEVSFIMDGIPYLSKIKGLANATVDADMEKIKFTFVESDLQLNDVKASIDGSLAMVGEEGMDFDLKLKAPETQFKDILSILPAMYTEDFKDIKTSGTASMDGFIKGLMQGEQYPAFDFKLLINNAMFQYPSLPKSVDNINVEMGISNKGGSFDNTIIDISKFNFTMAGNPFAASLNIQTPMSDPNLKAHMKGIIDLAVIKEVYPLDKGTELNGKLTADLDIAARMSAIEKEQYQNVHASGALKMNNMMYKSSDMQDIVINNAELGFTPQYVNLSSLDVKIGKNDISATGRLENFIAYALKDQTLKGQLTLKSNYFNLNDFMGESTAAAGGSQQSPTDATPTTSSNQSSENFVVPTNLNFALNADMKHVVYEKVDITNLKGAITVKDGTITMQDVTGNALGGTAKVTGSYSTAIDPKNPKVTLNANINKASFAETFKSVESIQKFAPVFDKVLGNYSMSMNMNASMSDNLLQMLSGLTASGVLQANDVQVEGVEALNKLSSSLKTDALKSFSAKDVSIPFTINDGKINTKPFSIGIGDGGKLNLEGTTGLDQSINYKGSITLPKSMANAYLSNIPITIGGTFSDPKIGVDTKSLIGNLLTGDTVGKLLGGSASDKQEDLTAKAGEEKAKQIQKLRDDAKTANDKLVEEAQKRGQQLVSAAEPKGALAKLAAQKAAEQLVSEAKKNGKKFTDEAEVQIKKLEAQ; this comes from the coding sequence ATGAAAAAAGGTGTAAAAAAAGGTTTGATAATAGGAGGCGGAGTTTTCGTACTCCTTCTTGCAATTATGATTTCAATTCCATTTCTTTTTAAAGATAAGATCAAAGATGCGGTGATTGATGCTGCTAATAAAAATCTAAATGCGGAACTACATGTAAAAGATTTTGGAGTCAGTATTTTTTCAAATTTCCCAAATATAACACTATCTCTTGAAGATATGTCTCTTAGCGGGATAGGTGATTTTGCAGGAGATACCTTAGTCAAAGCCAAATCAGCGAATGTTACTTTGAATATAATGCAAGTATTGAAGGGAAACTACGAAGTATCAAAAATCAATATGAACGGAGCAGTTGTATATGCCAAGGTATTAACTGACGGCCGTGTCAATTGGGACATAGTTAAAGTAGATTCAGCAGAAGTTACTCCAACCGCCGATAGTAATGAAGAAGGAAGCTCCTCTTCATTTAATCTCAAGTTACAAAAAGTATCCCTGGATAATTGTCAAGTAACCTATGATGATCAGCAATCCAATATGAAAGTTATATTAAACAATTGGAATGGTGAAGTATCAGGTGATTTTAGTGCAAATAACACGACTCTGAAAACAAAATCGTCCATTGGCGAAGTATCATTTATCATGGATGGAATACCTTATCTGTCTAAAATAAAAGGATTGGCCAATGCAACTGTTGATGCTGATATGGAAAAAATCAAGTTTACGTTTGTAGAAAGCGACCTACAATTAAATGACGTAAAAGCGTCTATTGACGGTTCTTTAGCAATGGTAGGTGAAGAAGGAATGGATTTTGACCTGAAACTGAAAGCTCCCGAAACACAATTTAAAGACATTCTGTCGATACTTCCGGCTATGTATACCGAAGATTTTAAAGACATCAAAACCTCGGGCACAGCTTCTATGGATGGATTTATAAAAGGCCTCATGCAAGGTGAACAATATCCGGCGTTTGACTTCAAACTACTCATCAATAATGCCATGTTTCAATATCCATCATTACCCAAATCAGTGGATAATATTAATGTAGAAATGGGTATCAGTAATAAAGGCGGTTCTTTTGATAATACAATCATCGACATCAGTAAATTTAATTTTACGATGGCAGGCAATCCATTCGCTGCCAGCCTGAACATTCAGACTCCAATGAGTGATCCCAACCTCAAAGCTCATATGAAGGGAATAATTGATTTAGCAGTGATCAAAGAAGTATATCCTCTAGATAAAGGAACGGAACTAAACGGAAAGCTTACTGCGGATCTTGATATCGCAGCACGAATGTCGGCTATTGAGAAAGAGCAATATCAAAATGTACATGCAAGTGGAGCTTTGAAAATGAATAACATGATGTACAAATCCAGCGATATGCAAGATATTGTTATCAATAATGCAGAGCTAGGGTTCACACCGCAATATGTGAACCTATCATCATTAGATGTAAAAATCGGAAAGAATGATATCTCAGCAACAGGACGTCTCGAAAATTTTATAGCTTATGCTCTAAAAGATCAAACATTAAAAGGTCAGCTTACTCTAAAATCGAATTACTTCAATCTCAACGATTTTATGGGAGAAAGTACAGCCGCAGCCGGTGGGAGTCAACAGAGTCCTACAGATGCAACTCCAACAACATCTTCAAATCAATCATCTGAAAATTTTGTAGTTCCGACAAATCTTAATTTTGCACTAAATGCAGATATGAAGCACGTTGTGTACGAAAAAGTCGACATTACCAACCTAAAAGGAGCTATAACTGTAAAAGACGGTACAATAACCATGCAGGATGTAACAGGAAATGCGTTAGGCGGAACAGCCAAAGTTACGGGATCATACAGCACAGCTATTGACCCCAAAAATCCGAAAGTAACATTGAATGCAAACATCAATAAAGCTTCTTTTGCCGAAACATTCAAGTCGGTAGAATCTATTCAGAAATTTGCACCTGTATTTGATAAAGTATTGGGCAATTATTCAATGAGTATGAATATGAATGCATCGATGAGTGACAACTTATTGCAAATGCTAAGCGGACTAACCGCCAGTGGCGTTTTACAAGCTAATGATGTGCAAGTAGAAGGCGTAGAGGCTTTAAACAAATTATCATCAAGTCTCAAAACTGATGCTCTTAAATCGTTCTCTGCAAAAGATGTAAGTATTCCATTTACCATCAACGATGGTAAAATTAATACAAAACCATTCAGTATTGGTATAGGAGACGGAGGAAAGCTAAATCTTGAAGGCACAACAGGGTTAGACCAATCTATCAATTATAAGGGATCTATTACCTTACCGAAATCAATGGCGAATGCTTATTTAAGTAATATTCCAATTACTATAGGAGGCACATTTAGCGACCCTAAAATTGGAGTTGATACCAAAAGCCTCATAGGAAATCTATTAACAGGCGACACAGTCGGTAAGTTATTAGGAGGAAGTGCAAGCGATAAACAAGAGGATCTAACAGCCAAAGCCGGAGAAGAAAAAGCAAAACAAATCCAAAAACTTCGCGATGATGCTAAAACAGCCAATGATAAATTAGTAGAGGAAGCACAAAAACGAGGACAACAACTTGTTAGTGCTGCCGAACCTAAAGGAGCATTAGCTAAACTTGCTGCACAAAAAGCGGCAGAGCAACTTGTATCAGAAGCAAAAAAGAATGGCAAAAAATTTACTGATGAGGCTGAGGTACAAATCAAGAAACTAGAAGCTCAATAA
- a CDS encoding ABC-F family ATP-binding cassette domain-containing protein: protein MISIEGLTVEFGGRPLFDNISFVVNKKDRIALVGKNGAGKSTMLKIFAGIQQPTQGNVSYPKELTIGYLPQHMQLNDGNTVLEEASLAFDHIQQLEAELEQVNEQLATRTDYESKEYHNLIDRSSYLNEQFLMSGGGNFLAEVEKTLIGLGFKRSDFERPTNEFSGGWRMRIELTKLLLRRPDVLLLDEPTNHLDIESIQWLENFLSTHANAVILVSHDRAFLDAVTTRTIEISLGKIHDYKVHYTKYVELRKERREQQIRAYENQQKQIQETEDFIERFRYKATKAVQVQSRIKQLDKIDRLEVDEEDNSSLRLKFPPAPRSGSYPVIAENLEKSYGDHLIFKDATFTINRGDKVAFVGKNGEGKSTLVKCIMEETDFKGKLELGHNVKIGYFAQNQASLLDENRTVFETIDYVATGDIRTKIRDILGAFMFGGEASDKKVKVLSGGERSRLAMIRLLLEPVNLLILDEPTNHLDMRSKDVLKDAIKEFDGTVIVVSHDREFLDGLVDKVYEFGNQQVKEHLYGIYEFLQKKKMDTLQELEAVSAAKVEASIAKANEASTATPASTPSENKLSYEERKELNRLIKRLEKQIADIEHKIERMEQEKASLEETLATPEGSSDSTLFEKHGKMSKDIENEMSTWELITMELEEMRTKS from the coding sequence GTGATTTCAATAGAAGGACTAACAGTAGAATTTGGAGGTCGTCCTCTTTTCGATAATATATCGTTCGTCGTAAATAAAAAAGACAGAATAGCACTTGTCGGTAAAAATGGAGCCGGCAAAAGTACTATGCTTAAAATATTTGCAGGAATACAACAACCTACACAAGGAAATGTATCTTATCCAAAGGAACTTACCATCGGTTACCTGCCACAGCATATGCAACTGAATGATGGTAATACAGTTCTCGAAGAAGCATCTCTGGCATTTGATCATATACAACAACTCGAAGCAGAACTGGAACAGGTAAATGAGCAACTTGCCACTCGTACCGATTATGAATCGAAAGAGTATCATAATCTGATAGACCGTTCTTCTTACCTCAATGAGCAGTTCCTTATGTCGGGAGGAGGTAATTTTCTGGCAGAAGTAGAAAAGACATTAATTGGGCTAGGTTTTAAACGCAGCGATTTCGAACGTCCGACAAATGAATTTAGCGGAGGATGGCGTATGCGTATCGAACTAACAAAGCTATTACTTCGTCGTCCGGATGTATTACTGCTCGATGAGCCGACCAATCACCTCGATATTGAGTCAATACAATGGTTGGAGAATTTTCTGTCAACCCATGCCAATGCTGTTATTTTAGTTTCTCACGACAGGGCCTTTCTGGATGCTGTAACCACACGCACAATAGAAATATCTCTGGGGAAAATTCACGATTATAAAGTTCATTATACCAAATATGTAGAGCTGAGAAAAGAACGCCGTGAACAGCAAATCAGGGCATATGAAAATCAACAAAAACAAATACAAGAAACGGAAGATTTTATAGAACGTTTTCGCTATAAAGCAACTAAGGCTGTACAGGTACAATCGAGAATCAAACAATTAGACAAAATAGACCGTTTGGAAGTAGATGAAGAAGATAATTCGAGTCTTCGCTTAAAATTCCCACCTGCTCCCCGATCGGGTTCATATCCTGTTATTGCCGAGAATCTGGAAAAGAGCTATGGCGATCACCTCATTTTTAAAGATGCAACATTTACTATCAATAGAGGAGATAAAGTTGCTTTTGTTGGCAAGAACGGTGAAGGTAAATCGACATTAGTCAAATGTATCATGGAGGAAACCGATTTCAAAGGAAAATTGGAATTGGGACATAACGTAAAAATCGGATATTTTGCACAGAATCAAGCTTCATTATTGGACGAAAATCGTACAGTATTCGAAACGATAGATTATGTAGCAACAGGTGATATACGTACCAAAATACGTGATATACTGGGAGCTTTTATGTTTGGAGGAGAAGCTTCGGACAAAAAAGTGAAAGTACTTTCGGGAGGAGAACGCAGCCGTCTGGCTATGATACGTTTACTTTTAGAACCTGTAAACCTTTTGATTTTGGATGAGCCGACCAATCACCTCGACATGAGATCAAAGGATGTATTGAAGGACGCTATCAAAGAATTTGATGGTACAGTAATAGTTGTATCCCACGACCGTGAATTTTTAGACGGACTTGTTGATAAAGTATACGAATTTGGAAATCAACAAGTAAAAGAACACTTGTACGGTATTTACGAATTTCTCCAAAAGAAGAAAATGGATACTTTACAGGAGTTGGAAGCTGTTTCGGCTGCTAAAGTTGAAGCATCCATAGCAAAAGCAAATGAGGCTAGTACAGCAACACCAGCTTCTACCCCATCGGAAAATAAGCTTTCGTACGAAGAGCGAAAAGAATTAAATCGCCTTATCAAACGTCTCGAAAAACAGATCGCTGATATCGAACACAAAATAGAACGGATGGAACAAGAAAAAGCTTCATTAGAGGAAACTCTTGCTACTCCCGAAGGATCAAGCGATTCTACTCTATTTGAGAAACATGGCAAGATGTCAAAAGATATAGAAAACGAAATGAGTACTTGGGAACTAATCACAATGGAACTCGAAGAAATGAGAACTAAATCATAA